TGTGTTGCTCGTATACCTGATCGCGAGAACACTGTACGGAGTGGCGCCCGCACTGGTGGCGTCATTAGCATTAGCTTTGTCACCTCTACATATCGAGTTTTCTCAAAAGATCAGATCTGATGTACTTGCTAGCGGGCTCATACTGCTCGTGGCATATTTTTCTCTGCGAATTTATCGCACTCGATCACTTAATGCCTACGTCTGGGCAGGCGCGTTCGCTGGCATATCGGTCGCCACCAAATATCCATCGATCTTGGCCGTAATTATGATCGCCCTTGCGCATTTTCTCGGAGGCGGAAATCAATTCAGGAACTTTTCGAAACTCGTAGTGGCTGGAATTTGTACTGTTGTTGCTGTTTTTCTAAGTTCTCCTTATTTGTTTTTGGATTATCAGACTACGCTCGGCAATATCGCCGGGGAGGCCCGTTCTAGTCATCTCGGGGCAAACGGCGGAGGGTTCTTAGGTAACGTATGGTGGTACATTCAAACCGCCCTGATCCGATCCGTCGGCTGGCCAGCACTATGCCTATCTGCACTAGCGGTTGTTGTTGCCGTCAGGAATCGTAATAGAAAGACTATTATACTTATTTCTTTCGCATTTATATATTTGTGTTTTATTGCTGCACTCTCGATAAGATGGGAGCGCTGGGCCGTCCCGTTGCTACCTTTTTTTGCGATTCTAACGGCAGGCGGATTAAACGCAGTTTCGGTCTTTGCATGCGCCCGTTGGCCGGTTCTCTCCGAAAAGGCCCTAGTCTACCTAACAGGAGTTTTAATTCTACTCCCAATAGCGGCCATCGCCGTTCAAGGGGCCCGCTACCGTACGTTGCCCGATAGTCGCACGGCAGCTCGTGACTGGATTGTTGCCAATATTCCTAAAGATAGCCGCATTCTTGTCGAAAGCCATGGGCCTCAGCTTCCGCGCGGCCAATACCAACTTTTCGATGTTGCCTGGAACGGAAACTTCGCGGCAAGAGACCTCGCTATTCACCCTGCTGCCAATGCCAACACTGCTAATATCACACCAATTAGTAACGTAAGCACCGTCGACCTGAAGGCTCTGTCAGAGCTGAAAATTGAGTATGTGGTGCTATCAGTGATCTATGATATTTACCAGCAAGAAGCAGCAAGATACCCAGAAAATATCGAAAACTATCAGCGTTTTCTTCGTATCGCGCATCCTGTTGCTGGATATTCAAGAGACGGTCAACTTCAGGGACCGAATATTAGAATATTTCGCTTGTCCGCTACGCGGTAGCACGCGACCGAAATCAAATAGCTTTGGGGCAGAACAAAGAAGGCCGCCTTGGGCAGTTCGAACAACCTCGCAGACTTGGCGTTCTCAGGTTCGTAGTTCTTAAGAGTGAATTCCGAACTGATTGAATCATCTGGGATTCGCACAGACTGCCCGCCGGATCGGAGACCAGCTTGTATGTCGAAGGTTCTGTCTGTCGATCTTCGGGTTTGGGTTCTGGCTGCGGTCGCGCAAGGTTTGACGCACCGGGAGGCTGGTGCATCGGTGTGAGCGCGGCGAGCACCAGCCGGCGGCGCAAGCTGGACACCCGCAAGAACCTACCGGTTTCGCTGATTTCGTGATTCAATCTCTCATCGGCACACGAGGCGGGGGAGACGATGGGAACAGCGGTCGTTTTTCGGGTTGTCGGAGCATCTGGAGCGATTGAGTGCGATCGGCGATCCGCTGGAGACGCTCGAAGCGACGATCGATTTTGAGTATTTCCGGGGCTGGCTGGTCGAGGGCCTTGGCTATGGGGACGGGGCCAAGGGCGGACGTCCAGCTTTCGACCCGGTCTCGATGTTCAAGGCGCTGATCCTTCAGGCGCAGCACAATCTCAGCGACGCGAAGATGGAGTTCATGATCCGGGACCGTCTGTCCTGGATGCGCTTCCTGCGCTTTGATCTTGGCGGTCCGACACCCGACGAGAACACGATCCGGCACTTCCGCAACAGGCTGACCGAGAGCGGCACGCTGCGGCGGGTGATGAAGGCCTTCGACTGGCAATTGCAGAAGAAGGGCTACATCCCGATGTCGGGCCAGATCGTCGATGCCTCCCTCGTGCCGGCACCCAAGCAGCGGAACACGGACGCGGAGAAGGAGGCGATCAAGGCGGGCAAGACGGCCCGGGAGATCTGGCCCGATGAACCCAGCAAGGCGGCGCAGAAGGACGTCGATGCGCGCTGGACGCTCAAGATCGGCGGCAAGATCCGGTATCGGCCCGACGGCACGCCCTTGGCGCAGATCGCCTTGCCCGTCTTCGGCTACAAAACCCATATCGCGATCGACCGGCGCTTCGGCTTCATTCGGGAGAGCGCGGTGACCTCGGCAGCCCATGCGGATGGGCGGATGCTGCCGCGCCTGGTGACGACGCAGAACACCTCCTCCGAGGTCTGGGCCGACAGCGCCTACCGATCACAGACGAACGAGAAAAGTCTGGCGGCGAAGATGCTGGTCAGCCGCATCCATCGCCGCAAACCGCCTGGACGGCGGATGCCGCAGCATGTCGCGCGCGCCAATGCCGGCAAGTCGGCAATCCGGGCTGCGGTCGAACATGTCTTCGCCCATCAGAAGAACAGGTTCGGCCTGTTCATCCGCACCATTGGCCTGGCTCGCGCCGAGGCAAAACTGACCCTGGCCAACATCGCCTACAACTTCGACCGGCTGATCTTCCATGAACGCGTCAGGGCCATGGGATGAGTCTGCCCGAAATCCAGGATCGGCGCTGAAATTAGCCCTAAATGCCGCTCTCTCAGGCAGCCTGACGCCGATCATCATGCCGCCAAGGCGCCAAGGCGCCAAGGCGCCGAGCATGCCGAAAATCAAACGGTTCTTGCGGGTGTCCAGCTGCGATCCGGAACGGACTTCGACCCGCTGAGGAGATCTCTGAGAGGGGCCTGGCTTACGATCTAGTTGCCAAGATTGCTCGGGAGCATGGAGTGGGAGTAGATGCGGTAGAGGTTGCCCTAGCAGCGCTCAGACGCGGCAAGGGCTCAATGGCCCAATTTTCTCATCCCGAGTTTGGGGGGATGGCCCAATGGACTGCCGGCGGGATGAGCATGGTCGGTGACATGTTCAATGCCGGGACAAAGGCAAAGCTAGATGGAGTTCTCCACGATCTGGCTGATGCGCTCCGGCGCGGCGAAGTTGAGATGGATGAGGCGAGGGCCGCCACAAGCGGGTTGGCGCAAGTGAGCGAATTGGGCTGGCCTGCTGAGTTTGGCCGCCCGGCGACGGCGGGCAGCCAAAACGACATGCGGTACGCGTTCTTCCCGACAGCCCGCCGCCTGGTCATCGAGGACGGAACCAAACGGACAGTTTATGACACGGGGGAGCACATAATCTCCGGAGTCTCCCAACAGCAGAGTTCCGATCGGACGCTGACGTTCCAAAGCCAGCTCGGCGTGGTAGATATCGGAGACCTCCCAATTCTGCGTTAGCGCGAGCGGATGCTCGTGCAAGGCCGAAGCTGAACGTCTTGCTCTGGAAAAGCCTATAATCCAGCCCATCATCAGGCGCGCCAAACGAAGGCGTCTCGCCAGGACGGCGAAAGCTCAACGACGGCGAGCCAGAGAAGCTGAATTTGTTGGAACCGGGATATTCGGGGCCGAGTTTTGCCGTCCCACCGACCGATACGATCCACCCGGACGCCGGCTGCTCAGCGTAGATGCGAACGGCCGGGTCGGCAGCCAGAGCGGCAAAAGCTGTCGCCACAAGCATAACGGGCGCGATTAGTGGAACTTTCAAATACGACAAATCGCCCGCTCCTCGCTGGTGCGCTGCACCATTGGCACATTCTGTTTGACCTACCAAAGAGACACTTGCTCGGGCGCCCAGCATGCCGCGGTTCAATCTGTTCGCGGATGCGAGCGCGGCAGTCGTGGGTGTCGTTGCCCATGGCCTGATCCCTGTCGAGCGGCTTTCGCTCAACTCGGCGGCGGAGAAATTTCAGGTGCGACAATTTGGCCGCGACGTTCGCGTGCGAGCGCTGAAATGCGTAGGCAGTCGACAGAAAAGTTGGCCTTTATGTTGGCCTACGAGGAAATATAGAAATTAAATACCATTTAATATCAGATATTTCTGAGACGATTCCGAGTCCCTCTCCCGCTACCATCTTCCTTCACTACCATTTTCCCTGAGAGCGTAGGCCTTCAAGCGAAGGCCGTTCTTCGACGCCGATTCGGCCGTTCCCGCTCGCGGGCACCCACCCGGCTGCCTGGCCCAAATCCGCCTCTTCCCGCTCTGGCGCAAACGATCATGCGGGATGAGATCTCGCGCCGAATTCCGCCCGGGCTCTGGCGCCGATGCCATTGCGAATCTGATCTTGGAGAGGGCCAGCTAACATCCGATCAATGTCATGTGATTGTTCATGTCACACATCGGAATCTTGGGAGGTACACCAGAGAAGTCGCCATTCGGCCAGACCACACACTGGTCCAAAATCGCTTGGACACTTTTCGGAATAAACCGGAGCCTGAGTGTGTTGATCGAATTGAGCTTTGAGTTATGGTTTAGAACCAAAAAAATATGGGAGGAAATAATGATAACTGCGATAGCCACCGCGTGGTTATTTTGCGTTGCAATATTTCTTGAGCTCGCCGACCGGGCGCCTGCCATCGACTGTTGAGGAGGCGTCGCCTGCTCCGCTTAGAGTGTATCGCTGGCGGCAGCCCGACAAATTGGAGTGACCATGGCGCGCAAGAGCGTGCCACGGCCTGATATATTCCGCCGGATTGGTCAGCTTCGCTGAAATCCGAAGTATGATCCGCGGCGGCCGCCGACGCTCCGGGCGACGACAAGACCGCACGCTTCCATCGCCGGATCGGCGGCCATCAGGCCGCAGCGAAAGCCGCGTCGACGATCTGCCGCGCCTCGTCCTGGATGCGGGCGAGATGGCCTTCGTCGCGGAAGCTCTCCGCGTAGATCTTGTAGACCTCCTCGGTGCCGGAGGGTCGAGCCGCGAACCAGCCGTCTGCGCTCGTGACCTTGAGCCCGCCGATCGCCGCGCCGTTGCCGGGCGCCTCGCTCAGGATCGCCGTGATCGGCTGGCCGGCGAGTTCCTTCGTCGCGATCTGCTTGGCCGAGAGGGTTTTCAGCACCGCCTTCTGGCTCGCCGTCGCCGGCGCGTCGACCCGCGCGTAGCATGGCTTGCCGAGCTCGCCGGTCAGCTTGTCATAGAGCACGCCCGGATCATCGCCGGTCTTCGCGGTGATCTCGGCGGCGAGCAGGCCGAGGATCAGCCCGTCCTTGTCGGTCGTCCAGACCGAGCCGTCCTTGCGCAGGAAGGAGGCCCCCGCGCTCTCCTCGCCCGCAAAGCCGAAATCGCCCGAGATCAGCCCGTCGACGAACCATTTGAAGCCAACCGGTACCTCGACCAGCCTGCGCCCCAGCTTCGCCGCGACCCGGTCGATGATCGCGCTCGACACCACCGTCTTGCCGATGGCGGCATCCGCCCGCCAATCGGGGCGGTTGGCGAAGAGATAGGCGCTGGCGGCAGCAAGGTAGTGATTCGGGTTCATCAGCCCGCTGCTGCGCGTGACGATGCCGTGCCGGTCGGCATCGGTGTCGTTGGCGAAGGCGACGTCGAACCGGTCGCGCATGCCGATCAAGCCGGCCATCGCATAGGGCGAGGAGCAGTCCATCCGGATCTTGCCGTCCCAATCGGCGGTCATGAACCCGAATGTCGGATCGACCTCCGTGTTGACGATGGTTGCCTTCAGCCCATAGCGGTCGATGATCGGCTGGTAGTAGTCCAGCCCCGCCCCGCCGAGCGGGTCGATGCCGATCGAGACGCCGGCCTTGGCAATCGCCTCCATGTCGACGACATCCGCGAGATCCGCGACATAGCCGCTGATATAGTCGTGCCGCCGGACATGCGCGCTCTTCAGCGCCTTGTCGTAGGGAATGCGGCTGATACCGGCGAGCTTGGCGGCGAGAAAGGCGTTGGCCTTCTTCTCGATCCAGCCGGTGGCGTCGGTGTCGGCCGGGCCGCCATGGGGCGGATTGTACTTCAACCCGCCATCGGCTGGGGGGTTGTGAGAAGGCGAGATGACGACGCCGTCCGCCTTCGCCGAGGTCCGGCCCCGATTATAGGTCAGAATCGCGTGCGAGATGACCGGCGTCGGCGTGAAGCCGAGCTTCTGGTCGATCATCGTGGTCACGCCGTTCGCCGCGAAGACCTCCAGCACCGTCTCGAACGCATTGCGCGAGAGCGCGTGGGTGTCGATGCCCAGGAAGAGCGGCCCGTCGATGCCCTGCTCACGGCGATAAAGGCAGATCGCCTGGGCGATGGCGAGAATATGCGCCTCGTTGAAGGATTTGGAAAAGGCCGAGCCGCGATGGCCCGAAGTGCCAAAGGCGACCTGCTGCGAGCGCTGCGACGGATCCGGCTGGTCGAAATAGGCTTTGGTCAGAGCCCCGACGTCGACGAGCATGGCGGGTTCCAGCCGCTTTCCGGCGAGCGGGCTCACTGAATCAGTCATGAAAGGTCTCGGGTTGGAAGCCTGCGGAAAAGGCCGCCGTTATAGACGGCGGCGGCCGAAGAGTCGCGGCCGAAAAAGGCCTGAGCGCGGCAGGCGGGCGCAACCGAAGGCGGCCCTTCGCTCGAAATTCGCGTCGCTTCACGGCGCACGCAGCGTCCATCCACCCCGCCAGAGGCCGGCGCGCTTGGCTTGGGCTTCTCTGAGCTCGTCCGCGAAGCTTGCTTCGCCATCCGGCAATGGCCGCGCCCAGCCCTGCAGAACCAGCAAATGCGCGATGTCGCCTCCCGGCGCGCCGGCACTCGCCTCGATACGGCAATCGGCGGCGATGGTTCCGTCCGCGAGGGCGCGGCGGGGTTGGCAGAACAAGCTGCGCCCGGCGACCAGATTGTGCAGCGCGGCACGAGCCTGCAATCCGCAGGACCAGCGCGTCTCCCCGTCCAGGCAGACATCGCCAGCACGAGGACCGTCGACGCGCGCGAAGCGGATGACCTCCTCCTTGAATTTGAAGCTTGTGCCGTCGACCGAACGCAAGGGCGCGGCAACCTCGATGACAGGCAGGTCGCTCAGGTCGTCTGGGTGCTTGCGCCGTATGACCTCGACGGCCGCAGCTTCCATGCGGGCCGCGAGCTTTTCCTGTAAGGGCGGCGATCCCAAGGATTCCGGCATCCCCGTCGCCACGGCGGCGCCCGCTTGCGGATCGGCGAGCCTGCTCGGTTCTCTCGTCAGAATCAGCATCAGAGCTGCGCACGCAACGACGATTCCGACGGTCAGAAATAAAGAAGGCAGCGCGACGCCCGTTTGCCTGAAACGCTTGCGCAAGCGGAACACGAACACAGGTGTCTTCACATCGAATTCCCGTTTCGCACCATTCCAGCCTATGGCGTCATGCTATCGCCAAGCATCTCCGGCAATGTCGTGCGCAAGTGCGAAGAAACGTCAACCGGCGCGACATGCCCGGGCGCAAATTTGCGCCCGCTCGCGCGAAAGACGGTTCATGCTCGCACTTGCGTCAAAGGCAGGCTATTATTCGCAGTCGCAAGATGTTTCCTTCTGGAGTTGACGATGAAGATCGTGATGGTCGGATCAGGTTATGTCGGACTGGTGTCCGGAGCCTGTTTCGCTGATTTCGGCCACGAGGTGGTCTGCGTCGACAAGCAGGAAAGCAAGATCGCGGCGTTGAAGAGCGGTGATATCCCGATCTTCGAACCCGGCCTCGCCGATCTCGTTCGCAGCAATGCCGCCGCCGGACGATTGTCCTTCACGACCGACCTTGCCGGCCCGGTCGGCAGCGCCGATGCGGTTTTCATCGCGGTCGGCACCCCCTCTCGCCGCGGCGATGGCTTCGCCGACCTGTCCTATGTCTACGCGGCCTCCCGCGAGATCGCGCAGGCGCTCGGCAGTTATACGGTGATCGTCACCAAATCGACCGTGCCCGTCGGCACCGGCGACGAGGTCGAGCGAATCGTGCGCGAGCTCCGGCCGGATGCCGAGTTCGCGGTGGTGTCCAATCCGGAGTTCCTGCGCGAAGGTGCGGCGATCGAGGATTTCAAGCGGCCCGACCGCATCGTCATCGGCACCGAGGACGAGCGCGCCCGCACCGTGATGGCCGATATCTACCGGCCGCTCTACCTCAACAGCGCGCCGATATTGAACACCAGCCGCCGCACCGCGGAGCTGACGAAATACGCCGCCAACGCCTTCCTGGCGACCAAGGTCACCTTCATCAACGAGATGGCGGATCTCTGCGAACAGGTCGGTGCCAACGTCCAGGACGTGGCGCGCGGCATGGGTCTCGACAACCGGATCGGCTCCAAGTTCCTCCATGCCGGCCCGGGCTATGGCGGTTCCTGCTTCCCGAAGGATACGCTGGCTCTGATCAAGACCGCTCAGGATTACGGCACGCCCTCGCGCATCGTCGAGGCTGTGGCGGCCGTGAACGACCAGCGCAAGCGCGCCATGGGCCGCAAGGTCGTCACCGCCTGCGGCGGCTCGGTGCGGGGCAAGACGGTCGCGGTCCTCGGCCTCACCTTCAAGCCGAATACCGACGACATGCGCGACTCGCCCGCCATCTCCATCATCACGGCGCTGCAGGACGGCGGAGCGACGATCCGCGCCTTCGATCCGGAAGGCATGGAGCCGGCCAAGGCTGTCCTGCCGGGCGGCGTCACCTATTGCGGCAACGCCTACGAATGTGTCGAAGGCGCCGACGCGACGGTCATCGTCACCGAATGGAATATTTTCCGTGCGCTCGATCTCGATCGGGTCAGGACGCTGATGAAGACCCCCGTGCTGGTCGATCTGCGAAACATCTATCGCGGCGAACAAGTCCGCGAAAAGGGTTTCGTCTATGCCGACATCGGGCGCGGCGTGCTGGAAGCCACCTCCATCGACAATGAAGACGCGGCCTGAGGCCTGTATCCGGGGGGCGAGGTCATGGTCTCATTTCCTCTCCCCGGCTCGGGGAGATCCACTACGGCTGGGCCATTGCTGACGCGGCGTGCTGCCTGCGCCGGCTTGCTGGCGGCCGCCAGCCCCCTCAAGGCCGCCGCGGCGGAGGGCGACAGCCTCGCACAGATAGCCGCGCGCAAGGGCATCCGCTTCGGCTCGATGGTGAATGCCAAGCATCGATGACGCCGCGCTGAAGGCCTTGATCGCGCGCGAATGCGTGATCGTCGTGCCCGAGAACGAGATGAAGTGGCGCTTCGTGCAGCCTACCAAGGGGCATCTCAATTTCGGCCCGGCGAATGCGATCGTCGATTTCGCCGCCGGCAACGGCATGGCGCTGCGTGGCCATACGGCCGCCTGGCACAATGCCGTTCCCAAATGGGCAGCCGAGGAAATGACTGCCTCCGGCCGCTTCGCACCGGCGCTCGCCTATCTCGAAGCGGCGATGACACGCTATCGCGGCCGAATCCTGGAATGGGATGT
Above is a genomic segment from Bosea sp. NBC_00550 containing:
- a CDS encoding ArnT family glycosyltransferase gives rise to the protein MQNARIVGAMPNYAKYSIRVEHVILVLLLILAMFFRNWGIGADLPYLYDIDEPVFVDPALRMVWSGDLNPHWFGHPGSTVIYINALIYQTIRLAGQTIGAFSDLSGFKSFYLADPTLFYLIPRIFFALVGTFSVLLVYLIARTLYGVAPALVASLALALSPLHIEFSQKIRSDVLASGLILLVAYFSLRIYRTRSLNAYVWAGAFAGISVATKYPSILAVIMIALAHFLGGGNQFRNFSKLVVAGICTVVAVFLSSPYLFLDYQTTLGNIAGEARSSHLGANGGGFLGNVWWYIQTALIRSVGWPALCLSALAVVVAVRNRNRKTIILISFAFIYLCFIAALSIRWERWAVPLLPFFAILTAGGLNAVSVFACARWPVLSEKALVYLTGVLILLPIAAIAVQGARYRTLPDSRTAARDWIVANIPKDSRILVESHGPQLPRGQYQLFDVAWNGNFAARDLAIHPAANANTANITPISNVSTVDLKALSELKIEYVVLSVIYDIYQQEAARYPENIENYQRFLRIAHPVAGYSRDGQLQGPNIRIFRLSATR
- a CDS encoding UDP-glucose dehydrogenase family protein — its product is MKIVMVGSGYVGLVSGACFADFGHEVVCVDKQESKIAALKSGDIPIFEPGLADLVRSNAAAGRLSFTTDLAGPVGSADAVFIAVGTPSRRGDGFADLSYVYAASREIAQALGSYTVIVTKSTVPVGTGDEVERIVRELRPDAEFAVVSNPEFLREGAAIEDFKRPDRIVIGTEDERARTVMADIYRPLYLNSAPILNTSRRTAELTKYAANAFLATKVTFINEMADLCEQVGANVQDVARGMGLDNRIGSKFLHAGPGYGGSCFPKDTLALIKTAQDYGTPSRIVEAVAAVNDQRKRAMGRKVVTACGGSVRGKTVAVLGLTFKPNTDDMRDSPAISIITALQDGGATIRAFDPEGMEPAKAVLPGGVTYCGNAYECVEGADATVIVTEWNIFRALDLDRVRTLMKTPVLVDLRNIYRGEQVREKGFVYADIGRGVLEATSIDNEDAA
- a CDS encoding thermonuclease family protein; translation: MKTPVFVFRLRKRFRQTGVALPSLFLTVGIVVACAALMLILTREPSRLADPQAGAAVATGMPESLGSPPLQEKLAARMEAAAVEVIRRKHPDDLSDLPVIEVAAPLRSVDGTSFKFKEEVIRFARVDGPRAGDVCLDGETRWSCGLQARAALHNLVAGRSLFCQPRRALADGTIAADCRIEASAGAPGGDIAHLLVLQGWARPLPDGEASFADELREAQAKRAGLWRGGWTLRAP
- a CDS encoding IS5 family transposase, with product MSHRHTRRGRRWEQRSFFGLSEHLERLSAIGDPLETLEATIDFEYFRGWLVEGLGYGDGAKGGRPAFDPVSMFKALILQAQHNLSDAKMEFMIRDRLSWMRFLRFDLGGPTPDENTIRHFRNRLTESGTLRRVMKAFDWQLQKKGYIPMSGQIVDASLVPAPKQRNTDAEKEAIKAGKTAREIWPDEPSKAAQKDVDARWTLKIGGKIRYRPDGTPLAQIALPVFGYKTHIAIDRRFGFIRESAVTSAAHADGRMLPRLVTTQNTSSEVWADSAYRSQTNEKSLAAKMLVSRIHRRKPPGRRMPQHVARANAGKSAIRAAVEHVFAHQKNRFGLFIRTIGLARAEAKLTLANIAYNFDRLIFHERVRAMG
- the pgm gene encoding phosphoglucomutase (alpha-D-glucose-1,6-bisphosphate-dependent): MTDSVSPLAGKRLEPAMLVDVGALTKAYFDQPDPSQRSQQVAFGTSGHRGSAFSKSFNEAHILAIAQAICLYRREQGIDGPLFLGIDTHALSRNAFETVLEVFAANGVTTMIDQKLGFTPTPVISHAILTYNRGRTSAKADGVVISPSHNPPADGGLKYNPPHGGPADTDATGWIEKKANAFLAAKLAGISRIPYDKALKSAHVRRHDYISGYVADLADVVDMEAIAKAGVSIGIDPLGGAGLDYYQPIIDRYGLKATIVNTEVDPTFGFMTADWDGKIRMDCSSPYAMAGLIGMRDRFDVAFANDTDADRHGIVTRSSGLMNPNHYLAAASAYLFANRPDWRADAAIGKTVVSSAIIDRVAAKLGRRLVEVPVGFKWFVDGLISGDFGFAGEESAGASFLRKDGSVWTTDKDGLILGLLAAEITAKTGDDPGVLYDKLTGELGKPCYARVDAPATASQKAVLKTLSAKQIATKELAGQPITAILSEAPGNGAAIGGLKVTSADGWFAARPSGTEEVYKIYAESFRDEGHLARIQDEARQIVDAAFAAA